A single Streptomyces mirabilis DNA region contains:
- a CDS encoding energy-coupling factor ABC transporter ATP-binding protein: MDPVTPSLEVAGLAFAYPDGHQALFGVDFRLGRGERVALLGPNGAGKTTLVLHLNGILTGGAGTVTVAGLPVGKRHMAEIRRKVGIVFQDPDDQLFMPTVREDVAFGPAAAGLKGAELEERVRTALERVGMADFADRPPHHLSFGQRRRVAVATVLAMEPEILVLDEPSSNLDPASRRELADILRSLDVTVLMVTHDLPYALELCPRALILSDGAIAADGKTGELLSDDELMRTHRLELPFGFDPRSTAVRTP; this comes from the coding sequence ATGGACCCTGTGACCCCCTCTCTGGAAGTGGCCGGACTGGCCTTCGCCTACCCCGACGGCCACCAGGCCCTCTTCGGCGTCGACTTCCGCCTCGGGCGTGGCGAGCGCGTCGCGCTGCTCGGCCCGAACGGCGCCGGCAAGACCACCCTCGTCCTCCATCTCAACGGCATCCTGACCGGCGGCGCCGGAACCGTGACGGTGGCCGGACTCCCGGTCGGCAAGCGGCACATGGCGGAGATCCGGCGCAAGGTCGGCATCGTCTTCCAGGACCCGGACGACCAGCTCTTCATGCCGACCGTGCGCGAGGACGTGGCCTTCGGGCCCGCCGCGGCCGGACTGAAGGGCGCCGAGCTGGAGGAGCGCGTCCGTACGGCTCTGGAGCGGGTCGGCATGGCGGACTTCGCCGACCGTCCCCCGCACCATCTGTCGTTCGGACAGCGACGCCGGGTGGCCGTCGCGACCGTCCTCGCCATGGAGCCGGAGATCCTCGTTCTCGACGAGCCGTCCTCCAACCTCGACCCGGCCTCGCGCCGCGAACTCGCCGACATCCTGCGGTCGTTGGACGTCACCGTCCTCATGGTCACGCACGACCTGCCGTACGCCCTCGAACTCTGCCCCCGGGCGCTGATCCTGAGCGACGGCGCGATCGCCGCGGACGGGAAGACCGGTGAGCTGCTCTCCGACGACGAGCTGATGCGCACCCACCGCCTGGAGCTTCCCTTCGGTTTCGATCCGCGCTCGACAGCCGTGCGTACTCCGTGA
- the cbiQ gene encoding cobalt ECF transporter T component CbiQ — protein sequence MGAGHAHRLYRHGHSPVHALPPHTKLAATFAFVVVVVSTPREAMWAFALYAALLAAVAYKARVPAAFLLKRLLIEIPFVAFAVLMPFVAQGERVDVLGLSLSANGLWGAWNVLAKGTLGVAASVLLASTTELRELLLGLQRLKLPPLLVQIASFMIRYGDVITDEMRRMRIARESRGFEARGVRHWGVLAKSAGALFIRSYERGERVHLAMVSRGYAGSMPVIDEVTASRAQWSYALALPFAALVVCLLGWTL from the coding sequence GTGGGCGCGGGCCACGCGCACAGGCTCTACCGGCACGGGCACTCCCCCGTGCACGCCCTGCCCCCGCACACCAAACTCGCCGCGACCTTCGCCTTCGTCGTCGTGGTCGTCTCGACCCCACGCGAGGCGATGTGGGCCTTCGCGCTGTACGCCGCACTCCTGGCGGCGGTGGCGTACAAGGCCCGGGTACCGGCCGCCTTCCTGCTCAAGCGGCTGCTGATCGAGATCCCGTTCGTCGCCTTCGCCGTGCTCATGCCGTTCGTGGCGCAGGGCGAGCGGGTGGACGTCCTCGGCCTGTCGCTCAGCGCGAACGGCCTGTGGGGCGCCTGGAACGTCCTCGCCAAGGGCACCCTGGGCGTCGCCGCCTCCGTACTCCTCGCCTCGACGACCGAACTGCGCGAACTGCTGCTGGGGCTCCAGCGGTTGAAGCTGCCCCCGCTCCTCGTGCAGATCGCCTCCTTCATGATCCGCTACGGCGATGTCATCACCGACGAGATGCGGCGGATGCGGATCGCACGGGAGTCGCGGGGCTTCGAGGCCCGGGGTGTACGGCACTGGGGCGTCCTCGCGAAGTCCGCGGGCGCGCTGTTCATCCGCTCCTACGAGCGCGGGGAGCGCGTCCATCTCGCCATGGTGAGCCGGGGGTACGCCGGTTCGATGCCGGTCATCGACGAGGTGACCGCATCCCGGGCGCAGTGGTCGTACGCCCTCGCCCTCCCGTTCGCCGCCCTTGTCGTCTGCCTGCTGGGATGGACCCTGTGA
- a CDS encoding energy-coupling factor ABC transporter permease: protein MHVPDGFINAPVSAVTGVVAAGAIAVSLRGARRELDEKTAPLAGLVAAFIFAVQMLNFPVAAGTSGHLLGGALAAILVGPFTGVLCVSVVLLMQGILFADGGLTALGVNITDMAIVTTVVSYAVFRGLVKVLPRKKRSITVAAFVSALLSVPGAAVAFTLIYALGGTTDVPITKVATAMIGVHVLIGIGEATITALTVGAVIAVRPDLVHGARGLQQRLKLRVGGELVDAPAPAVPVAARTSRRKVWAVGLVTSLLLAGFVSFYASASPDGLEKVAKDQGIDKNTKKHHTEDSPLAGYGVKDISDARISGGLAGVIGVGVTVVAGTGIFWAVRRRRSADVSPAQVA from the coding sequence GTGCATGTGCCTGACGGATTCATCAACGCCCCGGTCTCCGCGGTCACCGGAGTGGTCGCCGCCGGCGCCATCGCCGTGAGCCTGCGGGGCGCCCGCCGCGAACTCGACGAGAAGACCGCGCCGCTCGCCGGCCTGGTCGCCGCCTTCATCTTCGCCGTACAGATGCTGAACTTCCCGGTCGCTGCCGGGACCAGCGGACATCTGCTCGGCGGCGCGCTCGCGGCGATACTCGTCGGCCCCTTCACCGGGGTCCTCTGCGTCTCCGTGGTCCTGCTGATGCAGGGCATCCTCTTCGCCGACGGCGGCCTGACCGCTCTCGGCGTGAACATCACCGACATGGCGATCGTCACGACGGTCGTCTCGTACGCCGTCTTCCGGGGCCTGGTGAAGGTCCTGCCGCGCAAGAAGCGCTCCATCACCGTGGCGGCCTTCGTCTCCGCGCTCCTTTCCGTCCCGGGCGCCGCCGTCGCCTTCACTCTCATCTACGCCCTCGGCGGCACCACCGACGTCCCGATCACCAAGGTCGCCACCGCGATGATCGGCGTGCACGTCCTCATCGGCATCGGCGAGGCCACCATCACCGCTCTCACGGTCGGCGCGGTCATCGCCGTACGACCGGACCTCGTGCACGGGGCGCGCGGTCTGCAGCAGCGGCTGAAGCTGCGCGTCGGCGGTGAACTGGTCGACGCACCCGCGCCCGCCGTCCCCGTGGCCGCCCGGACCTCCCGTCGCAAGGTGTGGGCGGTCGGCCTCGTCACCTCCCTCCTCCTCGCGGGCTTCGTCAGCTTCTACGCCTCCGCGAGCCCCGACGGCCTGGAGAAGGTCGCCAAGGACCAGGGCATCGACAAGAACACCAAGAAGCACCACACCGAGGACTCCCCGCTCGCCGGGTACGGCGTCAAGGACATCTCCGACGCCCGGATCTCCGGCGGCCTCGCGGGCGTGATCGGCGTCGGCGTCACCGTCGTCGCGGGTACGGGGATCTTCTGGGCGGTGCGCAGGCGCCGCAGCGCCGACGTCTCCCCCGCGCAGGTGGCCTGA
- a CDS encoding SsgA family sporulation/cell division regulator: MSAVEQYARAHIVTDTADSAEDEHQVVPVALSYDPDADPRQVHMTLPGPHEWAFPRELLERGLRAPVESGDVRVWPCGRVQAVVEFHSAQGVSVVQFDSKVLIRFLRRTYTAVTPVAH; encoded by the coding sequence ATGTCTGCCGTCGAACAGTACGCACGCGCCCACATCGTCACCGACACGGCAGACTCCGCCGAGGACGAACACCAGGTCGTCCCGGTGGCCCTCAGCTACGACCCCGACGCCGATCCCCGGCAGGTTCACATGACGCTGCCCGGCCCCCACGAGTGGGCCTTCCCCCGGGAGCTCCTCGAACGAGGCCTGCGCGCTCCGGTCGAGTCCGGCGACGTACGCGTGTGGCCGTGCGGCCGGGTGCAGGCGGTCGTGGAGTTCCACTCCGCGCAAGGGGTGTCGGTGGTGCAGTTCGACTCGAAGGTTCTGATCCGCTTCCTCCGTCGTACGTACACAGCGGTGACTCCGGTGGCTCACTGA
- a CDS encoding recombinase family protein, whose product MSRSKLAKTAVTPGEPAAIYCRISHTKDEDQTGVDRQERICREIAERLQLRVEAAHIYVDNNRSAWQRNRKRPGWEEMLRAMGDGEIRHVIVYHPDRLMRQPKDLEELLSIADDKRVLLHGEANRRDLSDPDDRFILRIEVAHACRSSDDSSRRLKDALKDKAREGKPHVGNRPYGYTGNGQAIIEEEAEIVREVFRRYLDGESPLGIAQDLTARGVTTSKGKTWQPENVRHLLSSNFVAGVRIHQGEEVGTGTWTAIIDRGQWDEVQRFREYRAAQARDKQKRPTRYYVLRGVVACACGARMGGTNTVRYANYRCTRADDVDQQKCNRSVSAVPLETFARDVAIKVLTKLDTSGYEPAATTRPEADVLADEKDRAKLEELKQLWLTDDDFTTAEFHAMRAVVLKRMKERQRKTVKRPIAVLEGIAGPEAEANWKKLEEDEDYERMNAIYRFLFAAVVVLPPTRKGRGFDTNRVDIKPNPLD is encoded by the coding sequence ATGAGCCGATCCAAGTTAGCCAAGACTGCCGTCACCCCGGGCGAGCCCGCAGCGATCTACTGCCGGATCTCCCACACCAAGGACGAGGACCAGACCGGAGTCGACCGACAGGAACGCATCTGCCGGGAGATCGCCGAACGGCTTCAGCTCCGTGTCGAGGCGGCCCACATCTACGTGGACAACAACCGTTCGGCGTGGCAGCGCAACCGCAAGCGGCCCGGGTGGGAAGAGATGCTCAGGGCGATGGGGGATGGAGAGATCCGGCACGTCATCGTCTACCACCCCGACCGCCTCATGCGGCAGCCCAAGGACCTCGAAGAGCTTCTCTCGATAGCCGACGACAAGCGCGTACTCCTGCACGGCGAGGCGAACCGACGCGACCTGTCGGACCCCGACGACCGGTTCATCCTCCGTATCGAGGTGGCCCACGCCTGCCGCTCCTCCGACGACTCGTCACGACGGCTGAAGGACGCCCTGAAGGACAAGGCCCGCGAGGGCAAGCCGCATGTGGGTAATCGTCCCTACGGCTACACGGGCAACGGTCAGGCGATCATCGAGGAAGAGGCGGAGATCGTCCGCGAGGTCTTCCGCCGGTATCTGGACGGTGAGTCACCCTTGGGCATTGCCCAGGACCTGACCGCGCGGGGAGTGACGACGTCCAAGGGCAAGACGTGGCAGCCGGAGAACGTCCGACATCTGCTGTCGTCCAACTTCGTGGCGGGTGTTCGGATCCACCAGGGCGAGGAAGTGGGAACCGGGACGTGGACCGCCATCATCGATCGCGGCCAGTGGGACGAGGTTCAGCGGTTCAGGGAGTATCGGGCCGCGCAAGCCAGGGACAAGCAGAAGCGCCCGACCCGGTACTACGTGCTGCGCGGAGTGGTGGCATGCGCGTGCGGAGCCCGCATGGGTGGCACGAACACCGTCCGGTACGCCAACTACCGATGCACTCGCGCCGACGACGTTGATCAGCAGAAGTGCAATCGATCCGTGTCCGCAGTGCCTCTCGAAACCTTCGCGCGGGACGTCGCAATCAAGGTCCTGACCAAGTTGGACACCTCCGGCTATGAGCCCGCCGCGACCACGCGCCCCGAGGCCGATGTTCTCGCGGACGAGAAGGACCGAGCGAAGCTGGAAGAGCTGAAACAGCTGTGGCTCACGGATGACGACTTCACGACGGCCGAGTTCCACGCCATGCGCGCCGTCGTTCTCAAGCGGATGAAGGAGCGCCAGCGGAAGACGGTGAAGAGGCCGATCGCCGTCCTGGAGGGGATTGCTGGTCCGGAGGCCGAAGCCAACTGGAAGAAGCTGGAGGAGGACGAGGACTACGAGCGCATGAACGCGATCTACCGCTTCCTGTTCGCGGCCGTAGTCGTACTCCCACCGACGAGGAAGGGCAGGGGGTTCGACACCAACCGGGTGGACATCAAGCCGAACCCGCTGGACTAG
- a CDS encoding S53 family peptidase produces MHGARPIRSLLATVLTVVGLAAIPPTTPAFAAPAGSQPSDQGVCTQPVAPDQTACLATIRTDVPPMSSVPPNAKPPGYGPRDIRSAYDLSDRHGGGRTVAITVAFHNPNLESDLAVYRRQFNLRPCTKANGCLRQINQRGGLTPPSGTNSGWALESALDVDAVSAACPDCRILVVESDDNFLSNLLTAVDQAVTQGAKVVSNSWGLTVGETPSETLFDHHFSDHPGVAFTFAAGNGGYGTTYPAASPYVTSVGGTSLNRARNRRGWTESAWSRTGSGCSLYEPKPPFQHDPLCANRTMNDVSAVADPATGLAVYNTFGSSGRGWQIVGGTSLSNVLVAAMYALAGNPTPGTYPNSYPYARPYAFNDITTGSNGTCGGTYLCTAAPGYDGPTGVGTPHGVAGLRGWAW; encoded by the coding sequence ATGCACGGTGCCCGCCCGATCCGGTCGCTGCTGGCCACGGTCCTCACGGTGGTGGGTCTGGCCGCCATCCCACCGACCACACCCGCCTTTGCGGCGCCCGCTGGTTCTCAACCGAGCGACCAGGGTGTCTGCACGCAACCGGTTGCGCCTGACCAGACGGCCTGCCTGGCCACGATCCGCACCGACGTGCCACCCATGTCCTCCGTCCCGCCGAACGCGAAGCCGCCCGGCTACGGTCCCCGGGATATCCGCAGTGCCTACGACCTTTCCGACCGCCACGGCGGCGGCAGGACCGTGGCTATCACCGTCGCCTTCCACAACCCCAACCTGGAAAGCGACCTGGCGGTCTACCGCCGCCAGTTCAACCTCCGGCCCTGTACGAAGGCCAACGGCTGCCTCCGCCAGATCAACCAGCGCGGCGGCCTCACTCCCCCGTCCGGCACCAACAGCGGCTGGGCACTGGAGTCCGCACTGGACGTCGACGCAGTGAGCGCGGCCTGCCCGGACTGCCGGATCCTGGTCGTCGAATCCGACGACAACTTCCTCAGTAACCTGCTCACCGCGGTCGACCAAGCCGTCACGCAGGGCGCCAAGGTCGTCTCGAACAGCTGGGGCCTTACCGTCGGGGAGACCCCTTCCGAAACTTTGTTCGATCACCATTTCAGTGACCACCCCGGCGTAGCCTTCACCTTCGCCGCGGGCAACGGCGGATACGGAACGACCTACCCGGCTGCCTCGCCCTACGTCACCTCGGTGGGCGGCACATCCCTGAACCGAGCCCGCAACCGCCGCGGCTGGACCGAGAGCGCCTGGTCCCGCACCGGCTCCGGCTGCTCCCTCTACGAGCCCAAGCCGCCTTTCCAGCACGACCCGCTGTGCGCCAACCGCACCATGAACGACGTCTCCGCGGTCGCCGACCCCGCGACCGGCCTTGCGGTGTACAACACCTTCGGCTCGTCCGGCAGAGGCTGGCAAATCGTCGGCGGCACCAGCCTGTCCAACGTACTGGTCGCCGCCATGTACGCCCTGGCCGGCAACCCCACGCCCGGTACGTACCCCAACTCCTACCCCTACGCCCGCCCGTATGCCTTCAACGACATCACCACCGGGTCCAACGGCACCTGCGGCGGCACCTACCTGTGCACCGCCGCCCCCGGATACGACGGACCGACCGGCGTTGGCACCCCGCACGGCGTCGCCGGACTGAGAGGCTGGGCCTGGTAG
- a CDS encoding DMT family transporter, whose protein sequence is MTPLVTAAVLLAAVTHASWNAIAHRITDKLVGFTLIAGGGMLIGLALMPFVAVPAAGAWPYLLVSAGIHVLYYVLLMRSFRLGDFGQAYPIARGTAPLVVTVLAAVFAHEVPNAWAAAGIAVSCAGLTGVALWGMRGRCPNWAAIGAALATGLSIAAYTVVDGLGVRASGSSLGYIAWLMAVQGVVIPAYAAYRLRSRLVPVLRPFVTLGLLGSVLSVAAYALVLWAQSRAALAPISALRESSVNPRSCGNNFAVQGC, encoded by the coding sequence GTGACCCCACTGGTCACCGCGGCGGTGCTGCTCGCCGCGGTCACCCACGCCAGTTGGAACGCGATCGCGCATCGCATCACCGACAAGCTCGTCGGGTTCACGCTGATCGCGGGCGGCGGGATGCTGATCGGGCTGGCGCTGATGCCGTTCGTGGCGGTGCCGGCGGCCGGGGCGTGGCCGTATCTGCTCGTGTCGGCCGGGATCCACGTCCTGTACTACGTCCTGCTGATGCGCTCCTTCCGGCTGGGCGACTTCGGGCAGGCGTATCCGATCGCCCGCGGGACCGCCCCGCTGGTCGTCACCGTGCTGGCGGCCGTGTTCGCGCACGAGGTGCCGAACGCCTGGGCGGCGGCGGGGATCGCGGTGTCGTGCGCGGGGCTGACGGGGGTCGCGCTGTGGGGAATGCGCGGGCGGTGCCCCAACTGGGCCGCCATCGGCGCGGCGTTGGCCACCGGTCTGTCGATCGCCGCGTACACCGTCGTGGACGGACTCGGCGTACGCGCCTCCGGTTCCTCGCTCGGGTACATCGCCTGGCTGATGGCGGTGCAGGGAGTCGTGATCCCGGCGTACGCCGCCTACCGCCTGCGCTCCCGGCTCGTCCCCGTCCTACGGCCCTTCGTCACCCTGGGGCTGCTCGGCTCGGTGCTGTCCGTGGCGGCGTACGCGCTGGTGCTGTGGGCGCAGTCGCGCGCGGCGCTGGCCCCCATTTCCGCCCTGCGCGAGTCCTCGGTCAATCCCCGCTCATGCGGTAATAACTTCGCTGTTCAGGGCTGCTGA
- a CDS encoding YbaK/EbsC family protein, whose amino-acid sequence MTTDAAEESGAHPRFAEALEELGLADLLPRIRRFPDATRTAAEAAAAIGCELSQICKSLIFAADGVPVLVLMDGASLVDLELVRRELGAGKVTRAKVDLVRETTGYAIGGVPPFGHRTRTRVLADRSLLDHDVVWAAAGTPYTVFPMDPKTLVAHAGGTLVDVREQHL is encoded by the coding sequence ATGACGACCGACGCCGCCGAAGAGTCCGGAGCCCACCCCCGTTTCGCCGAGGCCCTGGAGGAGCTGGGCCTCGCTGACCTGCTGCCGCGCATCCGCCGCTTCCCGGACGCGACCCGTACCGCCGCCGAGGCCGCCGCCGCGATCGGGTGCGAGCTGAGCCAGATCTGCAAGTCGCTGATCTTCGCCGCGGACGGGGTCCCCGTGCTCGTACTCATGGACGGGGCGTCGCTGGTCGATCTGGAGCTCGTGCGGCGGGAGCTCGGGGCCGGAAAGGTGACGCGGGCCAAGGTCGATCTCGTACGGGAGACGACCGGGTACGCGATCGGCGGTGTGCCGCCCTTCGGCCACCGTACGAGGACGCGGGTGCTCGCGGACCGTTCGCTGCTCGACCACGACGTGGTGTGGGCCGCGGCCGGCACCCCGTACACCGTGTTCCCCATGGACCCCAAGACGCTGGTCGCGCATGCGGGCGGCACGCTGGTGGACGTGCGCGAGCAGCACCTGTGA
- a CDS encoding penicillin-binding transpeptidase domain-containing protein, with product MGNRRRVAERRKTKPAVVGGLIAVVVGGGAFGAYSLYAGGASAEDRTSETAAHKAVKTGPPSAAEVTALSTRFLTAWQSGDVTKAAAATDDSAAAKTLLTGYGKDAHITGVKLTPGTASGASVPFSVKATVTYKGKSKPLAYDSKLTVVRRAKDGAALVGWQASVVHPDLQDGDRLVTGPAGTPPVTALDRDGGEITTAKYPSLGTVLDGLREKYGKIAGGKAGIELRVARKAAAKGTQKTPDKTLVTLSEGTPGTVKTTLSPTLQADAEQQVAKKDRASVVLMRPSTGEILAVANTSHGFNTAFQGSLAPGSTMKVITSSLLIDKGLASADKQHPCPKYVTYGGWKFQNDDKFEIKGGTFKASFARSCNTAFISQAKKLSNSDLTNQAQQYFGLSMNNWAIGVPSFDGSVPVQSAAQMAASLIGQGGVRMNPLNMASVASTVKTGVFHQPYLVSPTVDNRKLATASRTLPATTLAQLRELMQYTAAYGTAAEAMSGLGPDYGAKTGSAEVDGQKKPNGWFTAWKGDLAAAGVVQQGGHGGDTAGPIVAALLKAGS from the coding sequence GTGGGGAACAGAAGGCGCGTCGCCGAGCGACGAAAGACGAAGCCCGCCGTGGTCGGCGGGCTGATCGCGGTGGTCGTCGGCGGCGGGGCGTTCGGCGCCTACAGCCTGTACGCCGGCGGGGCGTCGGCCGAGGACCGTACGTCGGAGACCGCCGCCCACAAGGCCGTGAAGACCGGTCCGCCGTCGGCGGCCGAGGTCACGGCGCTGTCCACGCGGTTCCTGACCGCCTGGCAGAGCGGTGACGTCACGAAGGCGGCCGCCGCCACCGACGACTCGGCGGCCGCGAAGACCTTGCTGACCGGCTACGGCAAGGACGCCCACATCACCGGCGTCAAGCTCACGCCGGGCACGGCGTCCGGGGCCTCCGTCCCCTTCTCCGTCAAGGCCACCGTCACGTACAAGGGCAAGAGCAAGCCCCTGGCGTACGACTCGAAGCTGACCGTCGTGCGCCGCGCCAAGGACGGTGCGGCGCTGGTCGGCTGGCAGGCGTCGGTCGTGCACCCCGACCTCCAGGACGGCGACCGTCTGGTCACCGGTCCGGCGGGCACTCCCCCGGTCACCGCCCTCGACCGCGACGGCGGCGAGATCACCACGGCCAAGTACCCCTCGCTGGGCACAGTGCTGGACGGGCTGCGCGAGAAGTACGGCAAGATCGCCGGCGGCAAGGCGGGCATCGAACTGCGCGTGGCCCGCAAGGCCGCCGCCAAGGGCACCCAGAAGACGCCCGACAAGACCCTGGTGACCCTCAGCGAGGGCACCCCGGGGACCGTGAAGACCACGCTCAGCCCGACCCTCCAGGCGGACGCCGAGCAGCAGGTCGCCAAGAAGGACCGGGCGTCGGTGGTCCTGATGCGGCCCTCGACGGGCGAGATCCTCGCGGTCGCCAACACCAGCCACGGCTTCAACACGGCCTTCCAGGGCTCGCTGGCCCCCGGCTCCACCATGAAGGTCATCACGTCGTCGCTGCTCATCGACAAGGGGCTCGCCTCGGCCGACAAGCAGCACCCGTGCCCGAAGTACGTGACGTACGGCGGCTGGAAGTTCCAGAACGACGACAAGTTCGAGATCAAGGGCGGCACGTTCAAGGCGAGCTTCGCGCGCTCCTGCAACACCGCCTTCATCAGTCAGGCCAAGAAGCTGTCGAACTCCGACCTGACGAACCAGGCGCAGCAGTACTTCGGCCTGTCCATGAACAACTGGGCCATCGGTGTCCCGTCCTTCGACGGCTCGGTCCCGGTCCAGTCCGCGGCCCAGATGGCGGCCTCGCTGATCGGCCAGGGCGGGGTCCGCATGAACCCGCTGAACATGGCCTCGGTCGCCTCCACGGTCAAGACGGGCGTCTTCCACCAGCCGTACCTGGTGTCCCCGACGGTCGACAACCGCAAGCTGGCGACGGCCTCCCGCACCCTCCCCGCCACCACCCTCGCCCAGCTCCGCGAACTCATGCAGTATACGGCGGCGTACGGCACCGCCGCCGAGGCGATGTCCGGCCTCGGCCCCGACTACGGCGCGAAGACCGGCTCCGCGGAGGTCGACGGCCAGAAGAAGCCCAACGGCTGGTTCACCGCGTGGAAGGGCGACCTCGCCGCGGCGGGCGTCGTCCAACAGGGCGGCCACGGCGGCGACACGGCGGGCCCGATCGTGGCGGCACTGCTGAAGGCGGGAAGCTAG
- a CDS encoding penicillin-binding transpeptidase domain-containing protein: MRKGAKAAVIGSVFAVMVGGAGYGAFNVMSALNGSGGGGSGSGGPAAVKTGPPSSAEVKETSTKFFAAWEQGDAAKAAAYTNFAQKAQELLAGYRDDAHLTGVKITPGAAAGATVPFSVKATVSFEGKSKPFAYDSRMTVVRGETTGKALVDWKPSVVHPELQEGDTLVTGESASPPIEAVDRNNVVLTKEKYPSLGPILDALREKYGDTAGGTAGVELAIHHATEGAGDTALVTLAKGKAGRLRTTLSASVQAAAEKAVARYAESSVVAVQPSSGEVLAVANHRADGFNAAFQGTLAPGSTMKIITAAMLIDNGVTTMNGPAPCPETATWQSQTFHNLTNLAPNEKASLANSFMRSCNTAFVKLIDEKPLTDESLTTEAQTRFGLGQNNWKTGIPSFDGSVPASGGPDRAANAIGQGQVQMSPLNMASVTATAMTGTFRQPVIVSPKLDDRELATAKGLPSSTSAQLRAMMNLTATSGTAAQVMAGLGGNIGAKTGSAEVDAQSKSNSWFTGYRNDIAAAAMTQQGGHGVDAAGPIVAAVLRTGG; this comes from the coding sequence ATGCGCAAGGGGGCAAAGGCCGCCGTCATCGGCAGTGTGTTCGCCGTGATGGTGGGGGGTGCCGGATACGGCGCCTTCAATGTGATGTCGGCGCTCAACGGGAGCGGGGGCGGGGGCTCGGGGAGCGGCGGACCCGCGGCCGTGAAGACGGGGCCGCCGAGCAGCGCGGAGGTCAAGGAGACCTCGACGAAGTTCTTCGCCGCCTGGGAGCAGGGTGACGCCGCCAAGGCCGCCGCCTACACCAACTTCGCCCAGAAGGCGCAGGAGTTGCTGGCTGGTTACCGCGACGACGCGCACCTCACCGGTGTGAAGATCACCCCGGGGGCGGCGGCGGGAGCCACCGTGCCGTTCTCCGTCAAGGCGACGGTGTCGTTCGAGGGGAAGTCCAAGCCCTTCGCGTACGACTCCCGGATGACCGTCGTGCGCGGCGAGACCACTGGGAAGGCGCTGGTCGACTGGAAGCCGTCCGTCGTGCATCCCGAGTTGCAGGAGGGAGACACGCTGGTCACGGGCGAGTCGGCGAGCCCGCCCATCGAGGCCGTGGACCGGAACAACGTTGTCCTGACGAAGGAGAAGTACCCCTCGCTGGGGCCGATCCTGGACGCGCTGCGCGAGAAGTACGGCGACACGGCGGGCGGTACGGCCGGAGTCGAGCTGGCGATCCATCACGCGACCGAGGGCGCGGGGGACACCGCCCTGGTGACCCTCGCCAAGGGCAAGGCCGGCAGGCTGCGCACCACCCTCAGCGCGAGCGTGCAGGCGGCGGCGGAGAAGGCGGTCGCCCGGTACGCCGAGTCGTCCGTGGTGGCCGTGCAGCCGAGCAGCGGCGAGGTGCTGGCGGTCGCCAACCACCGTGCGGACGGCTTCAACGCGGCCTTCCAGGGCACCCTGGCCCCCGGCTCCACGATGAAGATCATCACCGCGGCGATGCTCATCGACAACGGCGTGACCACCATGAACGGCCCGGCGCCCTGCCCGGAGACCGCGACCTGGCAGAGCCAGACCTTCCACAACCTCACCAACCTCGCGCCGAACGAGAAGGCGAGCCTCGCCAACAGCTTCATGCGGTCCTGCAACACGGCCTTCGTGAAACTGATCGACGAGAAGCCGCTCACGGACGAGTCCCTGACGACCGAGGCACAGACGCGCTTCGGCCTCGGCCAGAACAACTGGAAGACCGGCATCCCCTCCTTCGACGGCAGCGTCCCCGCCTCCGGCGGCCCGGACCGCGCGGCGAACGCGATCGGCCAGGGCCAGGTCCAGATGAGCCCGCTGAACATGGCGTCGGTCACGGCGACGGCGATGACGGGCACCTTCCGGCAGCCGGTCATCGTCTCGCCCAAGCTCGACGACCGGGAACTGGCGACGGCGAAGGGCCTGCCCAGCAGTACGTCCGCGCAGTTGCGCGCGATGATGAACCTCACCGCGACCAGCGGCACCGCCGCCCAGGTGATGGCGGGACTCGGCGGCAACATCGGCGCCAAGACCGGCTCCGCCGAGGTCGACGCCCAGTCCAAGTCGAACAGCTGGTTCACCGGCTATCGGAACGACATCGCGGCCGCCGCGATGACCCAGCAAGGCGGTCACGGGGTGGACGCGGCCGGTCCGATCGTCGCAGCTGTGCTACGAACGGGCGGCTGA